One part of the Tunicatimonas pelagia genome encodes these proteins:
- a CDS encoding response regulator, with the protein MNKITVVLVDDHAILTEGTASILKEYDFIDLVGAVNDGQQAFKLVVEHKPDVLVADISMPGISIFDIIQEIEKKQLPTKVLILSMHDSPNYVFKALNNGVNGYITKYADREEMVKAIQTVAQGDEYYSQTITQVIVKGFKEKKSQESNDQNPINVLSKREKEVLTLLVEGLNSKQIAERLFLSERTVSNHRANMLQKCQVNNTVELVRLYLDNVNKW; encoded by the coding sequence ATGAATAAAATCACCGTGGTTTTGGTGGATGATCACGCAATACTAACGGAAGGAACAGCAAGCATACTCAAAGAATACGATTTTATAGACTTAGTAGGGGCGGTAAATGACGGCCAACAGGCATTTAAACTAGTAGTTGAGCATAAGCCAGACGTACTAGTGGCTGACATTTCTATGCCAGGTATATCTATTTTTGATATTATTCAAGAGATAGAGAAAAAACAACTACCTACTAAGGTGCTTATCCTTTCCATGCATGATTCTCCTAATTATGTGTTTAAAGCACTCAATAATGGGGTGAACGGCTATATTACCAAGTACGCCGACCGAGAAGAAATGGTAAAGGCCATTCAGACGGTAGCTCAAGGCGATGAGTATTATAGCCAGACGATTACTCAGGTTATTGTAAAAGGCTTTAAAGAAAAGAAAAGCCAAGAAAGCAATGATCAGAACCCTATTAACGTACTATCTAAGCGAGAAAAAGAGGTGTTAACCCTGCTGGTAGAGGGCTTAAACTCTAAGCAGATTGCTGAGCGCCTATTTCTTAGCGAACGTACCGTTTCTAATCATCGGGCTAATATGCTTCAGAAATGCCAGGTGAATAATACGGTTGAGCTAGTAAGACTGTATTTAGATAATGTTAATAAATGGTAA